The following proteins are co-located in the Dyadobacter chenwenxiniae genome:
- a CDS encoding tetratricopeptide repeat protein has protein sequence MKRIFRRCFIALCFIISAFSAEAQFDNIVNKTPAERYTALRKFIDLSISNGNRADGYKSLETLKQVAIKHNDQDLVLETELMLIMLNREAHKDDHKQHIMDLHALITKSQKAGNKQIHIRARRFLAHLYWYDTQNYERAFEEYLTIHPMLKKISEKDFPEKAYFLTQIGEAYYFFADYRNAINFSREALTVEVIKEQRGVHNLAMNTIGLSYMKTGLLDSADSYFKKILQHVGIDDYNVWKGIAQGALGQTAYLRGKYDQAIPLLQANVNQALIISDYDQAARSLTLLSDIYFRQGKISEAEKAMLQARGCIAHSGMKKPLEQLFQVYGKVYAAKGNFALTNVYLDSATHMRNLFEKDFNSMQMLRASEKAQLQAHRADMEHIAAEKQIKTLERNILLTLVLLLLMVALYFYKTYYYKTREKQRIVNDQLKKAEQELTFATIQLEEFTKSISEKNLLVEKLSARYGMNESEETVLELQKITILTDEQWEYFRSLFEQIHTGYLSRLKTKLPGLTPAEVRFMALAKLNLTYKEMASTLGISVQSVRVIRHRIRKKLNLPEEADLKDVVSTI, from the coding sequence ATGAAACGCATTTTTAGGAGATGTTTCATTGCCCTGTGTTTCATTATCTCAGCGTTTTCGGCTGAGGCCCAGTTCGATAATATTGTAAACAAGACTCCCGCGGAGCGCTACACGGCTTTACGCAAGTTTATTGACCTGTCCATCAGTAACGGCAACCGTGCAGATGGATATAAGTCGCTGGAAACGCTCAAACAGGTGGCTATCAAGCACAACGACCAGGATTTGGTCCTGGAAACGGAGCTGATGCTCATCATGCTTAACCGGGAAGCGCATAAGGATGACCATAAGCAACATATTATGGATCTCCATGCACTCATTACCAAGTCTCAGAAAGCCGGAAACAAGCAGATCCATATCCGGGCAAGGCGTTTTCTTGCGCATCTTTATTGGTACGACACGCAGAACTACGAGCGTGCCTTTGAAGAATATCTCACAATCCACCCGATGTTAAAAAAGATCTCGGAAAAGGATTTTCCCGAAAAGGCCTATTTCCTTACCCAAATCGGTGAAGCTTATTATTTTTTCGCTGATTATCGAAATGCGATCAACTTCTCGAGGGAAGCATTGACTGTGGAAGTTATAAAGGAACAACGCGGCGTACACAATCTGGCCATGAACACTATTGGCCTGAGTTATATGAAAACGGGCTTGCTTGACTCGGCCGATAGTTATTTCAAGAAGATATTACAACACGTCGGCATTGACGACTACAATGTTTGGAAAGGCATTGCGCAAGGGGCCCTGGGCCAAACGGCTTATCTGCGCGGAAAATACGACCAGGCCATTCCGCTCTTACAAGCTAATGTCAATCAGGCTCTGATCATTTCTGATTATGACCAGGCAGCGCGGTCACTCACCTTACTTTCGGATATTTATTTTCGGCAGGGCAAGATCTCTGAGGCGGAAAAAGCCATGTTACAGGCACGCGGTTGTATTGCGCATTCAGGAATGAAAAAGCCGCTTGAACAGCTCTTCCAGGTTTACGGAAAGGTTTACGCAGCAAAGGGCAACTTTGCACTAACCAATGTTTATCTGGATTCCGCAACGCACATGCGCAATCTGTTTGAAAAGGATTTCAACTCGATGCAAATGCTTCGGGCGAGTGAAAAGGCTCAATTACAAGCACATAGGGCCGATATGGAACATATTGCGGCTGAAAAACAAATCAAAACACTGGAACGCAACATCCTGCTGACGCTCGTGCTCCTGCTGCTCATGGTTGCGTTGTATTTTTATAAAACCTACTATTATAAAACGCGGGAAAAGCAGCGCATCGTGAATGACCAGCTGAAAAAAGCCGAACAGGAGCTTACTTTTGCGACCATTCAGCTCGAAGAATTTACCAAAAGCATTTCTGAGAAAAACCTGCTGGTAGAAAAACTGAGCGCAAGATACGGCATGAATGAGAGCGAGGAAACGGTTCTTGAATTGCAAAAGATCACCATTCTTACCGACGAACAGTGGGAATATTTCAGGAGCCTTTTTGAACAAATACATACGGGATATCTGTCCAGACTGAAGACCAAATTGCCCGGTCTGACGCCTGCCGAAGTCCGGTTTATGGCGCTCGCAAAACTCAATCTGACTTATAAAGAAATGGCTAGTACGCTCGGAATTTCGGTCCAAAGCGTGCGCGTGATCCGGCACAGAATCCGGAAAAAGCTCAACCTCCCGGAAGAAGCCGATTTGAAAGATGTGGTGTCTACAATCTGA